A genomic window from Salvia hispanica cultivar TCC Black 2014 chromosome 5, UniMelb_Shisp_WGS_1.0, whole genome shotgun sequence includes:
- the LOC125191208 gene encoding DNA repair protein recA homolog 3, mitochondrial-like has translation MSRLLRNASSLRRCLFSQLQGDRRGSLETSTQLCYFATKGRRKSKANSSDPGEENMSKKDLALKLALDQITSSFGQGSIMWLGRSESYRHTPVVSTGSFTLDMALGIGGLPKGRVVEIYGPEASGKTTLALHVIAEAQKQGGYCVFVDAEHALDPTLAETIGVDTKNLLLSQPDSGEQALSLVDTLIRSGSVDVVVVDSVAALVPKGELDGEMGDAHMAMQARLMSQALRKLSHSLSLSQTILVFTNQVRAKLSITGFGGPTEVTCGGNALKFYASVRLNIRRIGMVKRGEETIGSQVAVKIVKNKHAPPFRTAQFELEFGKGISREAELIELGSKYNLITKTGVAHYHINDQVIHGKDAFKIYLSENVSVRDELMENLRQKITDGEQESEKFVEDVPASEMTDEEAIAAAEA, from the exons ATGTCTCGGCTTCTTCGAAACGCTTCTTCTCTCAGGCGCTGTTTGTTTTCTCAGTTGCAG GGAGATAGGAGAGGATCACTGGAAACTTCTACTCAGCTATGTTACTTTGCCACTAAAG GTAGAAGGAAATCAAAAGCAAATTCAAGTGATCCTGGCGAAGAGAATATGTCAAAGAAAGATTTAGCTCTAAAGCTAGCTCTGGATCAGATAACATCGTCATTTGGACAAGGATCCATTATGTGGCTTGGCCGCTCAGAGTCTTATAGACACACTCCAGTGGTATCCACTGGGTCATTTACTTTGGATATGGCACTGGGAATAGGAGGACTACCAAAG GGACGTGTTGTGGAGATATATGGCCCAGAAGCTTCTGGGAAAACAACCCTCGCTTTGCATGTGATCGCGGAGGCACAAAAACAAGGAg GCTACTGTGTTTTCGTTGATGCTGAGCATGCTCTTGATCCAACGTTGGCTGAGACTATTGGTGTAGACACCAAAAATTTGCTTCTGTCCCAACCAGATTCTGGTGAGCAGGCTCTCAGTTTGGTGGATACCTTAATCCGAAGTGGTTCTGTCGACGTTGTCGTTGTTGATAGT GTAGCTGCTTTGGTCCCTAAAGGCGAACTTGATGGTGAAATGGGGGATGCACACATGGCAATGCAAGCTAGACTTATGAGTCAAGCACTTCGGAAATTGAGCCACTCACTATCTCTTTCGCAGACAATCTTAGTTTTTACAAATCAG gTTCGAGCAAAGCTTTCTATTACTGGATTTGGCGGTCCAACCGAAGTTACTTGTGGTGGAAATGCCCTGAAATTTTATGCTTCTGTACGCCTCAATATCAGGAGAATAGGGATGGTTAAGAGGGGAGAAGAG ACTATAGGAAGCCAAGTTGCTGTCAAGATCGTGAAGAACAAACATGCGCCTCCATTTAGAACTGCACAATTTGAGCTTGAGTTTGGGAAAGGGATTTCTCGAGAGGCTGAGCTTATAGAGTTGGGAAGCAAATATAACCTGATCACAAAAACTGGCGTAGCACACTATCATATAAATGATCAGGTTATTCATGGGAAGGATGCTTTCAAGATATACCTGTCTGAAAATGTAAGTGTGAGAGATGAACTCATGGAGAACCTAAGACAGAAGATTACAGATGGTGAACAAGAGAGTGAAAAGTTTGTTGAGGACGTTCCTGCATCTGAAATGACCGACGAGGAAGCTATAGCTGCTGCTGAGGCATAA
- the LOC125186328 gene encoding uncharacterized protein LOC125186328, producing the protein MDITANHSAATQQKLSFPNKHGKKLVGILHDTGSPHLVILCHGCRSSKNDKILVSIAAALENEGISAFRLDFSGNGESEGDLQLGSYSKEVEDIRSAVEYFTGSKRSPIAVLGHSKGGDAVILYACKYHDLPVMVNLSSPCFLKSGMEEVFGKDIWDKLKKDGSVDANSKTEESVAEGLNTDISVTLVPIDANCRVLTVHGDADDVIPVERAKEFAKMVRNHQLIIIPGANHGYTSQHEEMVAAVLPFLKECMSRPSA; encoded by the exons ATGGATATCACTGCTAATCATTCAGCAGCTACGCAGCAGAAGCTATCGTTCCCGAACAAGCATGGCAAGAAACTTGTTGGCATACTCCACGACACCGGCTCTCCACACCTCGTAATTCTCTGCCATGGTTGTCGATCCTCAAAG AATGACAAGATCTTGGTCAGTATTGCTGCTGCTCTAGAAAATGAAGGAATCAGCGCTTTTCGCTTGGATTTCTCCGGAAATGG GGAAAGTGAAGGTGATCTCCAGTTGGGTAGCTACTCAAAAGAGGTTGAAGACATAAGATCTGCGGTTGAGTATTTCACTGGTTCAAAGCGCTCCCCAATTGCAGTTCTTGGTCATAGTAAAG GTGGGGATGCCGTCATTCTGTATGCATGCAAGTATCACGATTTACCTGTCATGGTAAATCTTTCTAGTCCTTGTTTTCTCAAAAGTGGAATGGAGGAAGTGTTTGGTAAAGATATCTGGGACAAACTCAAGAAGGATGGATCTGTGGATGCAAATTCTAAGACAG AAGAAAGCGTGGCAGAGGGACTCAATACAGACATCAGTGTCACTCTCGTTCCAATTGACGCGAACTGCAG GGTGCTGACAGTGCACGGGGATGCTGATGATGTTATCCCGGTTGAGAGAGCAAAAGAGTTCGCCAAGATGGTACGTAACCACCAGCTGATAATCATACCAGGAGCCAATCATGGGTACACTTCACAGCACGAAGAGATGGTCGCAGCGGTTTTGCCTTTCCTAAAAGAATGCATGAGCCGCCCCTCTGCTTAG
- the LOC125186253 gene encoding uncharacterized protein LOC125186253, whose protein sequence is MDMNCTVTQQKLSIRNKHGEKLVGTLHDTASPQLVLLCHGFRSSKNDEILLSIAAALEKAGISAFRLDFSGNGESEGTFQFGNYSKEVEDIRSVVEYFIGSNRSPIAIVGHSKGGDGVILYASKYHDIPAVVNLSNPIDLRRGMEDRFGEDIFDRLKKDGYVDVESKTDDFVYRLTQESMTERLNTDMREACLSLDANCRVLTVHGTADEVIPVGDAYEFAKVIRNHQLIIIPGANHGFSSHQEEMVSAVLPFLKDCMSRASTQVDHVEGGVQ, encoded by the exons ATGGATATGAACTGCACAGTTACGCAGCAGAAGCTATCGATCCGCAACAAGCATGGAGAGAAACTCGTTGGCACATTGCACGATACTGCCTCTCCTCAGCTCGTTCTTCTCTGCCATGGTTTTCGATCCTCGAAG AACGACGAGATCTTGCTGAGTATCGCTGCTGCTTTAGAAAAAGCAGGAATCAGTGCTTTTCGCTTGGATTTCTCCGGAAACGG GGAAAGTGAAGGTACTTTCCAGTTTGGAAACTACTCAAAGGAGGTTGAAGACATAAGATCTGTGGTTGAGTACTTCATTGGATCAAACCGCTCTCCAATTGCAATTGTTGGTCACAGTAAAG GTGGGGATGGTGTCATTCTGTATGCATCCAAATATCACGATATACCTGCCGTAGTAAATCTTTCCAATCCTATTGATCTCAGAAGAGGAATGGAGGACCGGTTTGGTGAAGATATCTTCGACAGACTCAAGAAGGATGGATATGTGGATGTTGAATCCAAGACAG ATGATTTTGTGTACCGTCTCACTCAAGAAAGCATGACGGAGCGACTCAATACAGACATGCGTGAAGCCTGCCTTTCACTTGATGCGAACTGCAG GGTGCTGACAGTGCACGGGACAGCCGATGAGGTTATCCCGGTTGGAGATGCATATGAGTTCGCCAAGGTGATACGAAACCATCAGCTGATAATCATACCGGGAGCCAATCACGGATTCTCTTCACATCAAGAAGAGATGGTCTCAGCTGTTCTGCCTTTCCTTAAGGATTGCATGAGCCGCGCCTCCACTCAG GTTGATCATGTGGAGGGTGGAGTGCAATGA
- the LOC125189147 gene encoding uncharacterized protein LOC125189147 isoform X1: protein MVAMNCTAMQQKLSFPNKHGEKLVGILHDTGSPHLVILCHGFRSSKNDKILVSIAAALEKEGISAFRLDFSGNGESGGSFQFANYSRELEDIRSVFEYFIGSNRSPIAVVGHSKGGDAVILYASKYHDIPAVVNLSSPSDLVRGMEDRFGKDIWNRLTKDGYVDIISKTGELEYRLTGEGMRERLNTDMREACRSIDEKCRVLTVHGTDDEVIPVGDAYEFAKMIRSHQLKIIQGANHGYTSHQEEMVSAVLPFLKECMSRSGSSCGGCRD, encoded by the exons ATGGTTGCTATGAATTGCACAGCTATGCAGCAGAAGCTATCGTTCCCCAACAAGCACGGTGAGAAGCTTGTTGGCATACTCCACGACACTGGCTCTCCACACCTTGTAATTCTCTGCCATGGTTTTCGATCATCGAAG AATGACAAGATCTTGGTGAGTATTGCTGCTGCTTTAGAAAAAGAAGGAATCAGTGCTTTTCGCTTGGATTTCTCCGGAAATGG GGAAAGTGGAGGCTCTTTCCAGTTTGCTAACTACTCAAGAGAGCTTGAAGACATAAGATCTGTGTTTGAGTACTTCATTGGATCGAACCGCTCCCCAATTGCAGTTGTTGGTCATAGTAAAG GTGGGGATGCTGTCATTCTGTATGCATCTAAATATCACGATATACCTGCTGTGGTGAATCTTTCTAGTCCTTCTGATCTCGTAAGAGGAATGGAGGACCGGTTTGGTAAAGATATCTGGAATAGACTCACCAAAGATGGATATGTGGATATTATATCCAAAACAG GTGAATTGGAATACCGTCTCACTGGAGAAGGCATGAGGGAGCGACTCAATACAGACATGCGTGAAGCCTGCCGTTCAATTGATGAGAAATGCAG GGTGCTGACAGTGCACGGGACAGATGATGAGGTTATCCCGGTTGGAGATGCATATGAGTTTGCCAAGATGATACGAAGCCACCAGCTGAAAATCATACAAGGAGCCAATCATGGATACACTTCACATCAAGAAGAGATGGTCTCAGCTGTTCTGCCTTTCCTCAAGGAATGCATGAGCCGCTCAG GCTCATCATGTGGAGGGTGCAGGGATTGA
- the LOC125189147 gene encoding uncharacterized protein LOC125189147 isoform X2, which produces MVAMNCTAMQQKLSFPNKHGEKLVGILHDTGSPHLVILCHGFRSSKILVSIAAALEKEGISAFRLDFSGNGESGGSFQFANYSRELEDIRSVFEYFIGSNRSPIAVVGHSKGGDAVILYASKYHDIPAVVNLSSPSDLVRGMEDRFGKDIWNRLTKDGYVDIISKTGELEYRLTGEGMRERLNTDMREACRSIDEKCRVLTVHGTDDEVIPVGDAYEFAKMIRSHQLKIIQGANHGYTSHQEEMVSAVLPFLKECMSRSGSSCGGCRD; this is translated from the exons ATGGTTGCTATGAATTGCACAGCTATGCAGCAGAAGCTATCGTTCCCCAACAAGCACGGTGAGAAGCTTGTTGGCATACTCCACGACACTGGCTCTCCACACCTTGTAATTCTCTGCCATGGTTTTCGATCATCGAAG ATCTTGGTGAGTATTGCTGCTGCTTTAGAAAAAGAAGGAATCAGTGCTTTTCGCTTGGATTTCTCCGGAAATGG GGAAAGTGGAGGCTCTTTCCAGTTTGCTAACTACTCAAGAGAGCTTGAAGACATAAGATCTGTGTTTGAGTACTTCATTGGATCGAACCGCTCCCCAATTGCAGTTGTTGGTCATAGTAAAG GTGGGGATGCTGTCATTCTGTATGCATCTAAATATCACGATATACCTGCTGTGGTGAATCTTTCTAGTCCTTCTGATCTCGTAAGAGGAATGGAGGACCGGTTTGGTAAAGATATCTGGAATAGACTCACCAAAGATGGATATGTGGATATTATATCCAAAACAG GTGAATTGGAATACCGTCTCACTGGAGAAGGCATGAGGGAGCGACTCAATACAGACATGCGTGAAGCCTGCCGTTCAATTGATGAGAAATGCAG GGTGCTGACAGTGCACGGGACAGATGATGAGGTTATCCCGGTTGGAGATGCATATGAGTTTGCCAAGATGATACGAAGCCACCAGCTGAAAATCATACAAGGAGCCAATCATGGATACACTTCACATCAAGAAGAGATGGTCTCAGCTGTTCTGCCTTTCCTCAAGGAATGCATGAGCCGCTCAG GCTCATCATGTGGAGGGTGCAGGGATTGA
- the LOC125189147 gene encoding uncharacterized protein LOC125189147 isoform X4: MQQKLSFPNKHGEKLVGILHDTGSPHLVILCHGFRSSKNDKILVSIAAALEKEGISAFRLDFSGNGESGGSFQFANYSRELEDIRSVFEYFIGSNRSPIAVVGHSKGGDAVILYASKYHDIPAVVNLSSPSDLVRGMEDRFGKDIWNRLTKDGYVDIISKTGELEYRLTGEGMRERLNTDMREACRSIDEKCRVLTVHGTDDEVIPVGDAYEFAKMIRSHQLKIIQGANHGYTSHQEEMVSAVLPFLKECMSRSGSSCGGCRD; encoded by the exons ATGCAGCAGAAGCTATCGTTCCCCAACAAGCACGGTGAGAAGCTTGTTGGCATACTCCACGACACTGGCTCTCCACACCTTGTAATTCTCTGCCATGGTTTTCGATCATCGAAG AATGACAAGATCTTGGTGAGTATTGCTGCTGCTTTAGAAAAAGAAGGAATCAGTGCTTTTCGCTTGGATTTCTCCGGAAATGG GGAAAGTGGAGGCTCTTTCCAGTTTGCTAACTACTCAAGAGAGCTTGAAGACATAAGATCTGTGTTTGAGTACTTCATTGGATCGAACCGCTCCCCAATTGCAGTTGTTGGTCATAGTAAAG GTGGGGATGCTGTCATTCTGTATGCATCTAAATATCACGATATACCTGCTGTGGTGAATCTTTCTAGTCCTTCTGATCTCGTAAGAGGAATGGAGGACCGGTTTGGTAAAGATATCTGGAATAGACTCACCAAAGATGGATATGTGGATATTATATCCAAAACAG GTGAATTGGAATACCGTCTCACTGGAGAAGGCATGAGGGAGCGACTCAATACAGACATGCGTGAAGCCTGCCGTTCAATTGATGAGAAATGCAG GGTGCTGACAGTGCACGGGACAGATGATGAGGTTATCCCGGTTGGAGATGCATATGAGTTTGCCAAGATGATACGAAGCCACCAGCTGAAAATCATACAAGGAGCCAATCATGGATACACTTCACATCAAGAAGAGATGGTCTCAGCTGTTCTGCCTTTCCTCAAGGAATGCATGAGCCGCTCAG GCTCATCATGTGGAGGGTGCAGGGATTGA
- the LOC125189147 gene encoding uncharacterized protein LOC125189147 isoform X5 translates to MENDKILVSIAAALEKEGISAFRLDFSGNGESGGSFQFANYSRELEDIRSVFEYFIGSNRSPIAVVGHSKGGDAVILYASKYHDIPAVVNLSSPSDLVRGMEDRFGKDIWNRLTKDGYVDIISKTGELEYRLTGEGMRERLNTDMREACRSIDEKCRVLTVHGTDDEVIPVGDAYEFAKMIRSHQLKIIQGANHGYTSHQEEMVSAVLPFLKECMSRSGSSCGGCRD, encoded by the exons ATGGAGAATGACAAGATCTTGGTGAGTATTGCTGCTGCTTTAGAAAAAGAAGGAATCAGTGCTTTTCGCTTGGATTTCTCCGGAAATGG GGAAAGTGGAGGCTCTTTCCAGTTTGCTAACTACTCAAGAGAGCTTGAAGACATAAGATCTGTGTTTGAGTACTTCATTGGATCGAACCGCTCCCCAATTGCAGTTGTTGGTCATAGTAAAG GTGGGGATGCTGTCATTCTGTATGCATCTAAATATCACGATATACCTGCTGTGGTGAATCTTTCTAGTCCTTCTGATCTCGTAAGAGGAATGGAGGACCGGTTTGGTAAAGATATCTGGAATAGACTCACCAAAGATGGATATGTGGATATTATATCCAAAACAG GTGAATTGGAATACCGTCTCACTGGAGAAGGCATGAGGGAGCGACTCAATACAGACATGCGTGAAGCCTGCCGTTCAATTGATGAGAAATGCAG GGTGCTGACAGTGCACGGGACAGATGATGAGGTTATCCCGGTTGGAGATGCATATGAGTTTGCCAAGATGATACGAAGCCACCAGCTGAAAATCATACAAGGAGCCAATCATGGATACACTTCACATCAAGAAGAGATGGTCTCAGCTGTTCTGCCTTTCCTCAAGGAATGCATGAGCCGCTCAG GCTCATCATGTGGAGGGTGCAGGGATTGA
- the LOC125189147 gene encoding uncharacterized protein LOC125189147 isoform X3: MHEPLSFSAAMQQKVTIPNKHGKNLVGLLHDTGSPQLVVLCHGFRSTKEYKIMVNLSGALQKEGISAFRFDFSGNGESEGSFQFGNYFDEVDDLRSVVDYFAGSNRSTIAVLGHSKGGDVVLLYASKYHDVPAVVNLSGRYDLKRGIEERFGKDFMERLKKDGYIDVKTKKGEVEYRVTEESMKERLNTDMHEACLLIDPSCRLLTVHGSADEIIPLEDAKEFAKILPNHELKIIEGANHGYSSHQDELVSVVLPFLKELCATR; this comes from the exons ATGCATGAGCCGCTCAG TTTTTCAGCAGCTATGCAGCAGAAAGTAACCATACCGAACAAGCATGGTAAAAACCTTGTTGGCTTATTGCATGACACGGGATCACCACAACTAGTTGTTCTCTGCCATGGTTTTAGGTCCACAAAG GAATACAAAATAATGGTCAATCTTTCTGGTGCTTTACAAAAAGAAGGAATCAGTGCTTTTCGCTTTGATTTCTCTGGAAATGG GGAGAGTGAAGGTTCATTTCAGTTCGGTAACTACTTTGATGAAGTTGATGACTTGAGATCTGTGGTTGATTACTTTGCTGGGTCAAACCGCTCAACCATTGCAGTGCTTGGTCACAGTAAAG GAGGGGATGTTGTCCTTCTGTATGCATCAAAATATCATGATGTGCCTGCTGTGGTAAACCTTTCTGGTCGTTATGATCTCAAAAGAGGAATTGAGGAGCGGTTTGGTAAAGATTTCATGGAAAGACTCAAGAAGGACGGATACATAGATgttaaaaccaaaaaag GAGAAGTTGAATACCGAGTCACTGAAGAAAGCATGAAGGAGCGACTTAATACAGACATGCATGAAGCATGTCTTTTAATTGATCCGAGCTGCAG GTTGCTGACAGTCCATGGATCAGCTGATGAGATTATCCCACTAGAAGATGCGAAAGAGTTTGCCAAGATCTTGCCAAACCATGAGCTAAAAATCATAGAAGGAGCCAATCATGGATACTCTTCACATCAAGATGAATTGGTCTCAGTTGTTTTGCCTTTCCTAAAGGAATTGTGTGCTACGCGATGA
- the LOC125189147 gene encoding uncharacterized protein LOC125189147 isoform X6, with protein sequence MVNLSGALQKEGISAFRFDFSGNGESEGSFQFGNYFDEVDDLRSVVDYFAGSNRSTIAVLGHSKGGDVVLLYASKYHDVPAVVNLSGRYDLKRGIEERFGKDFMERLKKDGYIDVKTKKGEVEYRVTEESMKERLNTDMHEACLLIDPSCRLLTVHGSADEIIPLEDAKEFAKILPNHELKIIEGANHGYSSHQDELVSVVLPFLKELCATR encoded by the exons ATGGTCAATCTTTCTGGTGCTTTACAAAAAGAAGGAATCAGTGCTTTTCGCTTTGATTTCTCTGGAAATGG GGAGAGTGAAGGTTCATTTCAGTTCGGTAACTACTTTGATGAAGTTGATGACTTGAGATCTGTGGTTGATTACTTTGCTGGGTCAAACCGCTCAACCATTGCAGTGCTTGGTCACAGTAAAG GAGGGGATGTTGTCCTTCTGTATGCATCAAAATATCATGATGTGCCTGCTGTGGTAAACCTTTCTGGTCGTTATGATCTCAAAAGAGGAATTGAGGAGCGGTTTGGTAAAGATTTCATGGAAAGACTCAAGAAGGACGGATACATAGATgttaaaaccaaaaaag GAGAAGTTGAATACCGAGTCACTGAAGAAAGCATGAAGGAGCGACTTAATACAGACATGCATGAAGCATGTCTTTTAATTGATCCGAGCTGCAG GTTGCTGACAGTCCATGGATCAGCTGATGAGATTATCCCACTAGAAGATGCGAAAGAGTTTGCCAAGATCTTGCCAAACCATGAGCTAAAAATCATAGAAGGAGCCAATCATGGATACTCTTCACATCAAGATGAATTGGTCTCAGTTGTTTTGCCTTTCCTAAAGGAATTGTGTGCTACGCGATGA
- the LOC125186961 gene encoding translation machinery-associated protein 22-like isoform X1, whose amino-acid sequence MAEKPQPVQVLYCGVCGLPAEFCEFGPDFQKCKPWLIQNAPHLYPDLIKDAGEKDGLSDQLQSTSISDAGSSKPKEEVKRLPGGKIKKKEKQEVIIEKMTRNKRKCITTVKGLELFGVKLNDASKKLGKKFATGASVVKGPTEKEQIDVQGDISYDIVEFIIDTWPDVPETAIFFIEDGKKVAAA is encoded by the exons ATGGCGGAGAAACCCCAACCAGTTCAGGTTCTCTACTGCGGCGTATGCGGCTTGCCCGCTGAGTTCTGCGAATTCGGACCCGATTTCCAGAAATGCAAGCCCTGGTTGATCCAGAACGCGCCTCATCTTTATCCGGATCTCATTAAAG ATGCTGGTGAGAAGGACGGATTATCTGATCAGCTTCAGTCCACTTCTATTTCCGATG CAGGTTCTTCAAAACCCAAGGAAGAAGTCAAACGTCTACCTGGTGGGAAGATTAAAAAGAAG GAGAAACAAGAAGTTATTATTGAAAAGATGACCCGTAACAAACGAAAATGCATAACTACAGTGAAAGGCCTAGAGCTTTTTG GTGTTAAACTAAATGATGCATCAAAGAAGCTTGGCAAAAAATTTGCCACTGGAGCTTCTGTAGTTAAG GGCCCTACTGAGAAGGAGCAAATTGATGTTCAAGGAGATATATCCTACGACATAGTGGAGTTCATAATAGACACCTGGCCAGAT GTCCCGGAGACTGCGATTTTCTTTATTGAGGATGGGAAAAAGGTGGCTGCCGCATAG
- the LOC125186961 gene encoding translation machinery-associated protein 22-like isoform X2, producing MAEKPQPVQVLYCGVCGLPAEFCEFGPDFQKCKPWLIQNAPHLYPDLIKDAGEKDGLSDQLQSTSISDGSSKPKEEVKRLPGGKIKKKEKQEVIIEKMTRNKRKCITTVKGLELFGVKLNDASKKLGKKFATGASVVKGPTEKEQIDVQGDISYDIVEFIIDTWPDVPETAIFFIEDGKKVAAA from the exons ATGGCGGAGAAACCCCAACCAGTTCAGGTTCTCTACTGCGGCGTATGCGGCTTGCCCGCTGAGTTCTGCGAATTCGGACCCGATTTCCAGAAATGCAAGCCCTGGTTGATCCAGAACGCGCCTCATCTTTATCCGGATCTCATTAAAG ATGCTGGTGAGAAGGACGGATTATCTGATCAGCTTCAGTCCACTTCTATTTCCGATG GTTCTTCAAAACCCAAGGAAGAAGTCAAACGTCTACCTGGTGGGAAGATTAAAAAGAAG GAGAAACAAGAAGTTATTATTGAAAAGATGACCCGTAACAAACGAAAATGCATAACTACAGTGAAAGGCCTAGAGCTTTTTG GTGTTAAACTAAATGATGCATCAAAGAAGCTTGGCAAAAAATTTGCCACTGGAGCTTCTGTAGTTAAG GGCCCTACTGAGAAGGAGCAAATTGATGTTCAAGGAGATATATCCTACGACATAGTGGAGTTCATAATAGACACCTGGCCAGAT GTCCCGGAGACTGCGATTTTCTTTATTGAGGATGGGAAAAAGGTGGCTGCCGCATAG